A single genomic interval of Aquificaceae bacterium harbors:
- a CDS encoding pyridoxamine 5'-phosphate oxidase family protein, with amino-acid sequence MLPKELVDLMRNLGVFPVVLATSDKEGNIHMTFITWVYPIDERTIRIALSSNAKSAKNILQTGQVCLMLIAQDKALACYGNASLLIDRIEEVKFPVSVFEVKIQSVENNLFPGGTITGTIPFMHTGDLQKAGELDQLVLDALRSA; translated from the coding sequence ATGCTTCCAAAGGAGCTTGTTGACCTTATGAGGAATCTTGGAGTTTTTCCAGTGGTGCTTGCCACTTCCGACAAAGAAGGCAACATACACATGACCTTTATAACATGGGTTTATCCCATAGACGAAAGAACTATTAGAATTGCCTTGAGTTCTAACGCAAAGAGTGCTAAGAATATACTCCAGACGGGACAGGTATGTCTTATGCTTATAGCACAGGACAAGGCTCTTGCATGTTATGGAAACGCCAGCCTTTTAATTGATAGGATAGAAGAGGTAAAGTTTCCCGTCTCTGTGTTTGAGGTCAAGATACAAAGCGTGGAGAATAATCTCTTCCCTGGTGGGACGATAACTGGAACTATACCCTTTATGCACACGGGAGACCTGCAGAAGGCTGGAGAGCTTGACCAACTTGTGCTTGATGCTTTGAGGTCTGCATGA
- a CDS encoding ATP-binding cassette domain-containing protein yields the protein MKPIVSVESLNLTIGDRQILKDVSFEVYKGEVFTILGGSGSGKTTITKCLVGLLKPTSGRVEVFGNDISSLSQAGLDDVRRRIGYVFQGAALFDSLTVWENVVFYHLEHGNYKEEELKSLAIKYLKMVGLSEDHLDLYPSELSGGMKKRVGIARAIATEPELLIYDEPTSGLDPITSRLIDELIVNLREKTGSTAIVVSHDLVSAFSISDRIMIIKDGQVVQIGTREEIINSQIPFVREFIKKGLGELYEAKSGLPKHLLITG from the coding sequence ATGAAACCCATCGTTTCTGTAGAAAGCCTTAATCTCACGATAGGAGACAGGCAGATACTCAAAGATGTGAGCTTTGAGGTTTATAAGGGGGAGGTTTTTACCATACTGGGTGGAAGTGGCAGTGGTAAGACCACTATAACCAAGTGTCTTGTGGGACTTCTAAAGCCAACCAGTGGAAGAGTGGAAGTTTTTGGTAATGATATTTCATCTCTTAGCCAGGCTGGTCTTGATGATGTTAGAAGGAGAATAGGGTATGTTTTTCAAGGTGCAGCACTTTTTGATAGTCTTACTGTGTGGGAGAACGTGGTCTTTTATCACTTAGAGCATGGAAACTACAAGGAAGAGGAACTAAAATCCCTCGCTATAAAATACCTAAAAATGGTGGGACTTTCGGAGGACCATCTTGACCTATACCCATCTGAGTTATCGGGTGGTATGAAAAAAAGAGTTGGTATAGCAAGAGCCATAGCCACAGAGCCAGAACTCCTTATATACGACGAGCCAACTTCTGGACTTGACCCTATTACAAGCAGGCTTATAGATGAGCTTATAGTTAACCTTAGAGAAAAAACAGGCTCAACCGCTATAGTGGTATCTCACGACCTTGTTTCTGCCTTTTCTATTTCAGACAGGATAATGATAATAAAGGATGGTCAAGTCGTCCAAATAGGCACAAGAGAAGAGATTATAAACTCTCAAATACCCTTTGTAAGGGAGTTTATAAAGAAGGGTCTGGGTGAGCTTTATGAGGCAAAAAGCGGTTTACCTAAGCATCTTCTCA